TGCTCCTGGCGCCGGCCTTGCAGCTCCTCCTTGACACCTTCGGCTGGCGGGGCGCCCTGCTCCTCCTTGGCGCCACCACTCTCCATCTCACCCCGTGTGGCGCCCTGCTGCGACCCCTGGCCCTCCCGGGCGATCCTCTGGCTTCCTCTCGGGGGCCCCTAGCGGCCCTCGGCCTGAGTCTCTTCACTCGCCCGGCCTTCTCGGTCTTTGCTCTGGGCACGGCCCTGGTGGGGGGCGGATACTTCGTCCCCTACGTACACTTGGCCCCCCACGCCTTAGACCGGGGACTGGGCGGGTATGGGGCCGCTCTGGTGGTGGCGGTAGCTGCTGTGGGGGACGCAGCCGCGCGGCTGGTGTGCGGGTGGCTGGCGGACCAGGGCTGGGTGCCCCTCCCGCGGCTGCTGGCGGTGTTCGGGGCTCTGACAGGCCTGGGATTGCTGGCGGTGGGACTGGTGCCAGTGGTGGGAAGCGAGGGCTGGGGGGGGCCTCTGCTGGCAGCAGCTGGGGCCTATGGGCTGAGCGCTGGAAGTTATGCCCCGCTGGTTTTCGGGGTGCTTCCGGGGCTAGTGGGCATCGGAGGTGTTATGCAGGCCACAGGGCTGGCGATGATGCTGATGAGCCTCGGGGGGCTCCTGGGCCCTCCTCTGTCAGGTAAGGGCCTGAGTCAGCAGATTTGCTCCTAACCCTCCTCTGCCCCGGGGGTTCGAGGCTTCTGAGTTTCTTTACTTTTCCTCTCAGGCTTCCTAAGAGATGAGACAGGAGACTTCACTGCCTCCTTCCTCGTGTGCGGCTCCTTCATCCTCTCTGGAAGCTTCATCTACGTGGGACTGCCCAGGGCACTGCCCTCCTGTGGTCCAACTTCCCGTCCAGCCACACCTCCCCCTGAGAGTGGGGAGCTGCTCTCCCTTCCTCAGGTTGCCCTTCTCTCCCCCAGAGACCCCCACTCCACTCTGAACACCACTTGTTGATCATTTTCTTTGAGCCCCTCCCCCaataaaaaatatctattctTTTTTCCTGCAAGCTCCACTGTTAACCAATATAGGGTCTTGGAAAGGTCCTAATTAAGATATATAAAAAGCCTGGTTGAAAGGAACAGGATTCCAATAggcctggggggcgggggggggggggtggggagtctTATCTGTCCAGCCTATTGAATTTTCTTTCCCCAAATTCTTGTCATCATAATATGGAATCTTGCAGAAGTTGTCTGCCCCTCAGCTTCAGTCTATcggaggaggggaggagtggggtcaCATCCTTCTTTCCCCTGAGTAACCAGACCTCCCAAACTAACTCTTTGCCTGCATTTCAGTTTCCTTCTACTGGCCcatttaccaaaaggttggcagttcaaatccaccagctgctccttgaaaaccctatgaggcagttctactctgtcctgtagggtcactatgagtcagaatcgacttcatggcaccggtttgtttttttttcctactggccTGAGGGAAATACAGGAATCCCAGATTCAGCTCTTTTCCCTCCTTCCAAGCTATCCCCTGCTGTTCTCTTAATTTCTTTCCTAAGTCACAGGGAATAGTGGGATAAAGGGAAGTAAGTAGGTGGGAGGCCCAGAGGGCAGAGTTCAGGGTTCAAATGCTCTGGGCCATCAGAGCTTCTGGACACCGGCCCTTCCACCCTCCAGCCATGACTCCATTTAGCCAAAAGAAGCAGATGGGTCCGAGCTCTGCTTGACGTTCTGATTGTTATCCAGTTTTCTTACCAGTTTTATTTCAAAGGGACATTCCTATTTCCCAAACATCTTTGTCTTCAGAGAAGAAGCTTAGAAGCAACACTAAAGATAAAACATGATAAGCCTCTTGGCCTTTGATTTCCACAGTTGATTCACAACTCAGTGGGGTAGGCTGAGCTCTGGATTCTTCAGAAAACGTTGGTGAagccaagaaaaagagaaagagtccTTAACAAAATACAAAAGGTTGGCACACATATGCAGGCACCCCACGCCTGCTCTGGGGGAAGCAGAGCAAGAGGCTTAAGGCACTGTGGTTCCATGGGGGCCAAGATGGGCCAGGAGGAGAAGACCTGCAATTCAGGCTTTCTGGGTCTGACTGCCCCTCCTTGGAGTTCAACCCTCTGCCATACCCTCCCTGGGAAGAGGAACTTTGGCATCCAGGGCCTCTGTTACGAGATTTTGGGGCTTTGAGGTAGGTGGTGAGAAGCAGAAGAAGCCGGGCAGGGTGATGAGAACTCCACTCCCTACAAGGAGGAAGGCCCCAGCCACCACAAAAGAAGCTGTGTAGTTGCCTGTCACATCCCGGAGGTAACCTAGGCCCAAGAGAGAAAGAATACACATGGGTGATCTGTTCCCTGGGGCTGATGGCTAAGACACATTTTTGGGTGGAGACAAGAAAAAGAGTTGAATTCCAAAGGTTGGACTGGATGGAGAACTCTGGTTCACAAGGGGCCTCAAGAGGTAATTTCAACCCCTTTCCTGCCTTCAGAAAGAACTTCTAAACCAGCCAGTGGGGATTTGGGGATCCACATGAAGTCAGCCACACCTTTGCCTTTGTTTCTGGTAATGGTGGGCCTTCTCTACCTTCAGTTAATAGTTAAAGAGGAAAATGTTAATGGTTTGAAGGTTCTGGCATCTTGAGCCTGGAGACCTTTGACCAGACAGCTCAGATACCTGAGCTGGGGCCCAGTGGGCCAAGGGAAAGGAAAGACACTGTGGCATGCTAAGTGTGGCCAGGCGCAACCAGGTCCTCTAAAAATTCAAGTTGGGCACCCTACCAAGGGTTACACTTAGCTCCCTGTGTCTTTCCACTCAATTTTTCAGCCCCAGTTTTCTTTGTCCCATGTGTGCATTTGGGGGCTGCTATGAATGGCCATGCAGGCTGTGCACTGTATAATACCGGGGGTGGTATTCACATACACTCTAATGTGAATAATATCCCCTTCAATCATTGGTGGCACTAgcattggtgtcacccagtgcggtaactcatggtgttacCCGCCTGCCCCCGTGGACCCCCTCCCGTACCAGATCATACAGAGTCCTTAaggttttttgtactaatgttacttgtgaatcataattcctgtatatcactcctttttctttaattactacttcattctcaaaacagttattgatacaggttcacaaatactcattaccacaatattgtagctacaTCAAAAAATTCGACAAAATTAGTCCCTGTAAAaacacagcagcaacaaaaacagtgGGTGCCTGTAGCATGTGCCTGTAGCACCTGCAGGGGAAACAAAGTGATTTGAattgtcattgtaattgggtaacaatgacagctctgactggagggcATTAATCCTGTTGTTgcctgttgagtagattccaactcatagtgaccctataggacagagtagaactgccctacagagtttccaaggagtggctagtggattcaaactgccaaccttttggttagcagccaagctcttaatggttcaaaaagtaaattaccaTAGAGTTTTATAGCCTTGTAattatattgatacatgtatgctgggcttacaaaaaatgtctTTGTTGTTATAGGGACTATAACTACAGtgactttttataaaaaataataattttctgctgaaacactgcacaaaagttTTATAGACAAGTTATTTTGGTGTCGCCCTCTGACggtgtcacctggtgtggtcctCACCCCCGCAcgcccctagtgacaccactgcctcCAATTGTGCAACACGGCACCCTGGCCCACCAGGTAACCTCATTCCCCTTACCTGACAGAGGAGCCCCCAGCAGCCCCCCGATGCTCTCTACCATCTGCACCAATCCTAGGCCGAAGTATATCCTTCCAGTCCCCACCAGTTCAGGCAGTACGGAGAAAGCCACTGGGGTCAGGGCCCCTGATGTGAAGCCGTAGGCCACAGCCAGAGCCACCAGGGCTGTGGGAGCCCGAGCCACGGGGAACAGGACCAGTGACACCCCAGTCAGGGTGGTCCAGAACATCAGGAGTCGTGACACGGGCCCTGGAATTGCATCTCCCAGCCACCCGGAGGCTACACGCCCCACAAGGTCAGAAATAGCAGCCACTGAGAGTAGGAAGGCAGCAGGCAGTGGGTCCCAATTCAGGTCCTGGAGATGGGCCACCAGGTGGACATAGGGAATGAAGTAGCCAGTGTTGATCAGGGTGAGGGCAACAGTATAGCGCAGGAAGGGGCCATGATGGAGGAGGGAGGCAAGCTGGGATCTAGGGCCACCGACAGCAGGGTCCTCAGCCAGGGAGAGGGGGCGGAGGAGAGCACCACAGGCCAGCAGGTGGAGGGAGAGGGCAGATACCAGCAATAGGGCCCCCCGCCAGGCATAGTGGCTGAGCAGCCACTGGAAGAGGGGGGCAAAGGCGAAGGAGGAGAGGCCCACGCCTGTCAGTGCCAGGCCCATGGCTAGAGATCGACGGCGAGAGAAGTAACGGGACAGGCAGGCCAGGGTCGGAGTGAAGGTCAAGGCCCAGCCAGAGCCtgccaaaaaggaagaaatgggggTTGAGGGACTTAGAAGGCTCAGATCCCCCAGTAATTTCAACACTGCCCAGCAGCAAATATAGCACTGATTTAGGAGTCTCAAAGACCTGGGTTAAAGTCCTGGTTTTGATACTTTctagctgtgggaccttgggTGCATTTACTTGACCTCTCAGCCT
The window above is part of the Elephas maximus indicus isolate mEleMax1 chromosome 19, mEleMax1 primary haplotype, whole genome shotgun sequence genome. Proteins encoded here:
- the SLC16A11 gene encoding monocarboxylate transporter 11 isoform X3, coding for MAPKPAGPPDGGWGWVVAASAFAVNGLSYGMLRSLGLALPDFAEHFDRSAQDTAWVSALALAVQQAASPVGSALSTRWGARPVVMFGGVLTFLGFVFSAFARSLLHLYLGLGLLAGEGRRECPGSGWALAFAPALGTLSRYFSRRRVLAVGLALTGNGAASLLLAPALQLLLDTFGWRGALLLLGATTLHLTPCGALLRPLALPGDPLASSRGPLAALGLSLFTRPAFSVFALGTALVGGGYFVPYVHLAPHALDRGLGGYGAALVVAVAAVGDAAARLVCGWLADQGWVPLPRLLAVFGALTGLGLLAVGLVPVVGSEGWGGPLLAAAGAYGLSAGSYAPLVFGVLPGLVGIGGVMQATGLAMMLMSLGGLLGPPLSGFLRDETGDFTASFLVCGSFILSGSFIYVGLPRALPSCGPTSRPATPPPESGELLSLPQVALLSPRDPHSTLNTTC
- the SLC16A11 gene encoding monocarboxylate transporter 11 isoform X2; the encoded protein is MPVGLSFSPHPQLGGLADCLRSPPPSVPPASQTAMAPKPAGPPDGGWGWVVAASAFAVNGLSYGMLRSLGLALPDFAEHFDRSAQDTAWVSALALAVQQAASPVGSALSTRWGARPVVMFGGVLTFLGFVFSAFARSLLHLYLGLGLLAGSGWALAFAPALGTLSRYFSRRRVLAVGLALTGNGAASLLLAPALQLLLDTFGWRGALLLLGATTLHLTPCGALLRPLALPGDPLASSRGPLAALGLSLFTRPAFSVFALGTALVGGGYFVPYVHLAPHALDRGLGGYGAALVVAVAAVGDAAARLVCGWLADQGWVPLPRLLAVFGALTGLGLLAVGLVPVVGSEGWGGPLLAAAGAYGLSAGSYAPLVFGVLPGLVGIGGVMQATGLAMMLMSLGGLLGPPLSGFLRDETGDFTASFLVCGSFILSGSFIYVGLPRALPSCGPTSRPATPPPESGELLSLPQVALLSPRDPHSTLNTTC
- the SLC16A11 gene encoding monocarboxylate transporter 11 isoform X1 produces the protein MPVGLSFSPHPQLGGLADCLRSPPPSVPPASQTAMAPKPAGPPDGGWGWVVAASAFAVNGLSYGMLRSLGLALPDFAEHFDRSAQDTAWVSALALAVQQAASPVGSALSTRWGARPVVMFGGVLTFLGFVFSAFARSLLHLYLGLGLLAGEGRRECPGSGWALAFAPALGTLSRYFSRRRVLAVGLALTGNGAASLLLAPALQLLLDTFGWRGALLLLGATTLHLTPCGALLRPLALPGDPLASSRGPLAALGLSLFTRPAFSVFALGTALVGGGYFVPYVHLAPHALDRGLGGYGAALVVAVAAVGDAAARLVCGWLADQGWVPLPRLLAVFGALTGLGLLAVGLVPVVGSEGWGGPLLAAAGAYGLSAGSYAPLVFGVLPGLVGIGGVMQATGLAMMLMSLGGLLGPPLSGFLRDETGDFTASFLVCGSFILSGSFIYVGLPRALPSCGPTSRPATPPPESGELLSLPQVALLSPRDPHSTLNTTC
- the SLC16A13 gene encoding monocarboxylate transporter 13 isoform X1 yields the protein MLRRAEPPDGGWGWVVVLSAFFQSALVFGVLRSFGVFFVEFVAAFEEQAARVSWIASIGIAVQQFGSPVGSALSTKFGPRPVVMTGGFLAALGMLLASFATSLNHLYLSIGLLSGSGWALTFTPTLACLSRYFSRRRSLAMGLALTGVGLSSFAFAPLFQWLLSHYAWRGALLLVSALSLHLLACGALLRPLSLAEDPAVGGPRSQLASLLHHGPFLRYTVALTLINTGYFIPYVHLVAHLQDLNWDPLPAAFLLSVAAISDLVGRVASGWLGDAIPGPVSRLLMFWTTLTGVSLVLFPVARAPTALVALAVAYGFTSGALTPVAFSVLPELVGTGRIYFGLGLVQMVESIGGLLGAPLSGYLRDVTGNYTASFVVAGAFLLVGSGVLITLPGFFCFSPPTSKPQNLVTEALDAKVPLPREGMAEG
- the SLC16A13 gene encoding monocarboxylate transporter 13 isoform X2, which produces MTGGFLAALGMLLASFATSLNHLYLSIGLLSGSGWALTFTPTLACLSRYFSRRRSLAMGLALTGVGLSSFAFAPLFQWLLSHYAWRGALLLVSALSLHLLACGALLRPLSLAEDPAVGGPRSQLASLLHHGPFLRYTVALTLINTGYFIPYVHLVAHLQDLNWDPLPAAFLLSVAAISDLVGRVASGWLGDAIPGPVSRLLMFWTTLTGVSLVLFPVARAPTALVALAVAYGFTSGALTPVAFSVLPELVGTGRIYFGLGLVQMVESIGGLLGAPLSGYLRDVTGNYTASFVVAGAFLLVGSGVLITLPGFFCFSPPTSKPQNLVTEALDAKVPLPREGMAEG